AAGAAGGCCGTTCACTTAAATCATTAGCAGAAGAATTTGGTCCGTCGAAAGATTCTATTGCTATTTGGGTTAAACAAGCTACCCCAATCATGATCAAGGGTCAGTCAAAGACGTTAAAGGATGTCAAGCAATTAGAAAAGCGTCTCGCTATTTTGGAGGAAGAAAACGAAATTTTATCACGCATAGCCTGACAAGCATTGAGCGGCCATCTTACTAGCCAAAAAATAGTCCGTAATGTGGGATTGCCGCTCGTTAACCAATTTTTAGCACAAGGCTACGCGCTTGTGCGTATTTTAAGTGCACTTAAAATCAAACCTAGTACCTATTACAACTGGCGCCATTGGCAGCCCAGTCGACAAGAAAAGCGTAGAGAATCTCTAAAACCTTATATTTTAGACGTTTGGAAAACCTTTAAATTTTATGGTTATCGCCGTATTGCTGCTTATAGTCAACAAACCGACGGGCCGAAAGTATCTGAGTATATGACACTCAAATTGATGCGTGAATTAGAGATTAAATCCCGCATGCAAAAACGTTATCGCAAGCCAAAAACTGTGGCGACTGTTGATCAAAAGCCCAATTTGATTAGACACTTGCATGATTTGAGCGGTGTTTGGCAAACAGATATCACTTATATTCAGTTGACTAATCACAGATGGGTCTATTTAGCGACCGTTCTGAACCCTGAGAAGAGAAAAGTATTAGGCTATAAAATTAGCGATACAATGACAGCCAAGCTAGCCACAAGTGCCTTACAGATGGCGTTAGATAAGCATCGAAAGCCATTAATTATTCATTCAGATATGGGGTCACAATACACGAGTGCTGAGTTTAATATTAAATGCCAAAATTATGGCTTGAAACATTCTTATTCACTCAAAGGACATCCGTACGATAATGGCCGTATGGAAGCGTTTCATTCAATATTGAAGCGTGAAGAGGTGTATTTGAAGGCATACCAAACATTAACTGAAGTCCAAGCAGCCATTGGTTGGTATATCAATCTTTATAATAGTAATCGTATCTCAAATGTTGCCTAATTAACTGAATAAAAATAGTCCAATTTATTGACTTCTGAGCATGTTGATGAGATTGCTAAAAACTAAGAAAGAAGGTAATATATACCCTAGGGGGTATATATTACCTTCTTTCTTAATCATAGAAACCTAGAATATTTGGAGGAAAGCAGAAATGAGTGCAACAATCAAAGAAATTACTGATAGTACATTTGAAAATGAAACACAAGAAGGGGTTACTTTGACCGATTTTCGTGCTGATTGGTGCCCGCCATGCAAGATGATGGACCCTATACTACAACACTTATCAGAAGAAAATCAATTAGGCGGTAAAATAAAGTTTACCTCAGTAAATATCGATGAAAATAAACAGGTTGCCAGCCAACTAGGCATTCAAGGTATCCCCACGTTAATTATTAAGAAAAATGGTCAAGTCATTGATAAAATTGTTGGATTTCATCCTAAAGATGAAATCGAAAATACTTTAAAAAAGTATATCTAAGAGGTATAACATGAGGATTATTATAGTGGGGGGGGTAGCAGCCGGTATGTCAGCTGCTACTAGACTGCGAAGGCTATCTGAAAAAGATGAAATTATAGTCTTCGAAAAAGGCCCTTTCGTTTCTTTTGCAAATTGTGGGTTACCTTACCACATTAGCAAAACGATTAAACATCGCTCCCAATTAATTGTGCAAACCGCTGATGATTTAAGAAGTAGGTTTAATATAGATGTACGTGTTAACAGTGAAGTGACCCATATTGATAGAGATAATAAGATGATATCTGTCAATCATGATGACCAACAAGAGAAGCTATATTATGATAAATTAATATTATCTTTAGGATCTAGTCCTGTAATACCTAAGATTGAGGGGCTTCATACTCAATCAAACATTTTTCAATTACGTAATATCCCTGATTTAGATAACATTATGAGCCATTTAGATGAGAGTATTAAAACGGTTGCGGTACTTGGTGCTGGATTTATTGGTATAGAAGTTACTGAAAATTTGATTAAGAGAGGTTTTTCAGTCAATCTTATTGAACGTTCTAACCAAATATTGCCAAATCTTGATATTGAGATGGCACAGTCGATTACGAATGAGCTCATAAAAAATGACGTTCGTATCAATACGGGAACTACTATAAATAAGGTGAGCAGAGACATTC
The DNA window shown above is from Leuconostoc mesenteroides subsp. mesenteroides ATCC 8293 and carries:
- a CDS encoding IS3 family transposase → MGLPLVNQFLAQGYALVRILSALKIKPSTYYNWRHWQPSRQEKRRESLKPYILDVWKTFKFYGYRRIAAYSQQTDGPKVSEYMTLKLMRELEIKSRMQKRYRKPKTVATVDQKPNLIRHLHDLSGVWQTDITYIQLTNHRWVYLATVLNPEKRKVLGYKISDTMTAKLATSALQMALDKHRKPLIIHSDMGSQYTSAEFNIKCQNYGLKHSYSLKGHPYDNGRMEAFHSILKREEVYLKAYQTLTEVQAAIGWYINLYNSNRISNVA
- a CDS encoding transposase translates to MSIRYSQDFKDSLVKLHQEGRSLKSLAEEFGPSKDSIAIWVKQATPIMIKGQSKTLKDVKQLEKRLAILEEENEILSRIA
- the trxA gene encoding thioredoxin, with the protein product MSATIKEITDSTFENETQEGVTLTDFRADWCPPCKMMDPILQHLSEENQLGGKIKFTSVNIDENKQVASQLGIQGIPTLIIKKNGQVIDKIVGFHPKDEIENTLKKYI